A window of Poecilia reticulata strain Guanapo linkage group LG7, Guppy_female_1.0+MT, whole genome shotgun sequence genomic DNA:
ataaagctaaatattcatTAGCAATATTTAGCTAATGAGTAGCTAAATATtcattagctaaatatttttgctaattagcaaatatttacatgctAATTAGCTAAATAATTGGCTTGCTAACTAGTTTAGTTCTAcatgtttagtttaaaacagTGATATTTATAATGTATGATGTGgagaaaatatgacttaaaaatgtaatccttatttttttttttttcttaggttAAATAACCCGGATTACAGCTCTGAGTGTTTGTGTAACTTTACATTTCCCAGCATGATGCGCATCGAGTCACAATGCAAAGGCAACACAGTGGATCAGAGGTTTGGTCTCCACCGGGAGGGAACCTTTAGGTCCGATCTCAGGAGGATGGGTCCAGACTGAAACAGGATCTACGCTGTAAATCTGTATCGACtctgagacatttttaaatttctcctCGTTTCctcacagaaacatgaaaaactagaaaaacaaagatttgtgtTGCTGCTAAAACTTTTGCACCTTCAGAGTGAAAACAGGCTTAATTTGCTACAGCAGTGAAAAAATTCTCAGCCTTTAAAAGTGAAACCAGACGGttgcaacagaaacaaaaacggCTTTGATGCCGAGCGGGAAGCATCCAGGTGAGGTTGCAGGACAGGTGAGAGCATGACTCAGCGCCACTTAATCAGATtttctactggttttactgctggTGTAAACTGGGTCCGAATCCCAGAAAGCAGTGAAAGACGTTGAAAATGAGGCGGACATGATGAGCAAGCATCAACGTTTCTTTAACCatctgaaataattttagatatttatcagatttaagaacagaaagcttttatttttatgccagTGAGAACGAAGAAGCACATGACAACAGGAAGGCCGACTCCCTCACCTCTCCAGAGATCTGCAGGAAAAGCaggagaggaggaaagaaagacaTGAGAGCGAAAACAAAACGCAACATTCAGCGGTTCCTGTTGGTTCCCAGAGCCGGCCCGAGGCATATGCAAGTCAAACAGCTGCTTAGCACCAACAAGAGCACCAAGCTAGCAGGACAAAACCAATACATTTAAAGTAACACTTTAAACTAAATGCTATTACATGTAGAAAAATGATTTCTGCTTCATTTCTAAAGCTGTTGCACAAATAAGACTGACGGTGAAATAAGACATCAAACTTGTTTATCAGCTGATTtcactttcaaatatttataataatttggCACAATCACCAAAAAGGTTTGTGTCTTTGAACACCGGGAGGTTCAAAGACGTCTGGAGTCTATTTTGATTCCTGATCTGATACCGTGACTATTGGTTCCGATCGGTTCTGATCGGCAATGACTCACCTGTACTCGCCGAAGGTTTCATCCTTGTTCTGAAGATCGAAGTCGatgtcttttttctctttgtccttCACTGTGAggagaaacacattttcccaCATCAGTACGTCGTATTTCCGTCGTATTTCCGTCAGATCATCGGTTTGGGCGTACCTGCGTATTTCCCCCCCCTGCTGCGCTTAATGAGgcagaggatgaggaggatgaggatgaggaggacgaTGGCGCTGATGAGTCCAATCAACCAGCCCTGCGTGGCAAACCGGCCCGGCATTTCCGACGGCACTGAGGCAGAAACGTTTCACCTTTAGAACGTCTTTATGAGCGTAAACGACATTCAGTCCCGGCGGTTTGAGTCTGTGCGGACGCACCTGGTCCGACGGTCCGCAGCATTTCCTGCCAGTGCGTGTTGTTGTCGTGCAGGATCCTCAGGCTGTACTCGGTTCCTGGCTGGAGGCCCGTCAGCGAATAGAAACCCTGCGTGGAGTTGATCAGCTCTGACTCCTCCCACTGACCGCCGGCTGGACACAAAGAGAAATAACTAAAGTTAGCCGCTGagtttcctttacaaatgtcGATATTatgcttttatatatatatatataactgtattttttaattatgatgatttcattaaataagaaacataattaaaatccCACGTGAATCAATCAGTGTGTTTATGCGATGAGCCATTAAAAaactactacttcctgtctgtcgtcttctttgtcgttccctccagtagtaacatctggttgtttcCAACAGTTTCACAAAGTAAACAAATTTTTATacgattgaaaaaaaaaacaacgtagcataaaaaacttttaatcaaaatgtttcacttttttttccctaaaatcGGCGTCTTtccattaaatttattttcgtgATTCCAATTTGTGCAGATACGGTTACTGAAAATGCAGTTACTGGTGCATTTTTGTCTGTTAAGTAACCTGAAGTCTGCAAGTTTCATGATAGAATAAAATCGActagaatagaataaaaatatattatagaaataaaacgttcatgtttattaaatgttgaaaaaaacgACTATTTGACATCCAGGATTTCAGTGCAGAAAAACTGTGGAAATTTAAACACCAGCATGTTTGTAAAAACTTGTTGGGAACAAGATGCTGGTCTCCTAGCAACCAGTCTCCTATCAACTGGGTGCAACTTGGAGGTGTGCGTCCTTCTCCCCTCCATGCTTCCCATCTTGTTTCCACGGTTATAAAAACGTAACTTGGACGTGTCCTGCCGCTCACCGCTCTTCCGGAGGAAGTGGATGTGGAAGCCGTGGTTCCGGTGCCGGTCCTCAGGCACCCAGCTCAGGTTGAAGGACGTGACACTGGAAACCACGGTGATGTTTGTGGGAGGAGCTACAGGAAGCAGAGAGACGTTTACGACGGAACGATTTAATGTCATGAAAAGTTTCACAGCCAAAAATTAAcattcattttgattatttatccTGTCAAGAGAAAAGAACCGGGGTTcgttttttattcatattttcatcttgttcattcataacattttcaaactaaatattcaattagcaaactaaatattcagcttcaaactaaatatttagagagaaaatatttagagTGCAAACTCAACACTGAGTTAGTGAGCTAAATGCGTAGATTgaaactaattatttagtttgtaagataaatatttagctgtctaagtaaacatttaactcaaagctaattaaatatttagttagtaaaTCAGATATTGTGGCTGGGTAACTAAGTACTTATCTTGCTATCTAAAGTGTTTAGCATCAAACTTAATGTTTAACTTGCTAAATGAATGTTTAGTTTGTGGCTTTAATCTGAAGTTGTGACATAAATACTTGTTGATTGTGTAACGGTAAGAATGGCGCCCCCTGCAGAGCATCACTGTGTATTGAAGCTGGGGTTTGATGGCGGCGCCTTTACCTCCTTCCAGCAGCGTGGCGCCTCTCCGCGTGATGGGCGGGCCACATCCTGCTGCGGTGCACGCGATAACCATGAACAGGTAATAGCTGCTCGGGTCCAGATTGGTCAGTTCAGCCTggtttttgttcaaaacattGATTCTGGATATCTGGATCTCCGTCTGGCTGCCCCCCTCTGACAGGAAACACAAACCAGGCCCAACGTCAGATTAGTTCATCCTGAATAAAGTCCCTCTGTCCAAACTCAGCTGCTACCTTGCTGATATTGGACCTCGTAGCCCTGAAGTTCTCCGTTAACTTCATGCGGAGGAGACCAGTGGAGAATCAGTGAGGTTTCCGTTGGGCTTTCAAACGTCAGAGAGGCAGGAGGACCAGGAGCTGTGAAGACAAACGCACCGAGAAGGAGAGCAGAAAACTCTGGTCAACCTGGAAAATCCAAACTTCTTAAAGATGAGCTACTGCGATTCcttattcattacatttttcactttctaatctgcttattttaaatctgtgttaaatccaaacaagctgctgcCGGCCgcccccccaactcaatgtttacacttttGTGAAAAGGGCTGAAAACGGATGCGAAATCAGACAATCGTACATCttggaaaagcagaagtggagcatCCTGctcaaccaacaagaatgcaccAAGTGGTATCTGGATGGAAAGtcaactacactgcaaaaacacaaaatcttaccaagtattttttgttctaatttctagtgcacaGTAagataatctgccagtggaactagaactggacGTGCGccagggttgctaggtaacgggttgagctcagctgtggttgctaggAAACGGCGCAGCGTGACTCAatcgggaggtttttgaaatggcttgtttttcagacaccaaCAGACATGAAGTTATTCCCAGAAAACATCTGTGTGGTTCTTATAAGCATTTATAAGAACGACGCAGTAAAACCCCggatggaagaacaaaaaactgGACATGTTAGCGCAGTTCTAGTTCCAcgggcagattatttcacttgtaattAAACCATTTTCATGAATATAAAAGGCTCAAAACAAGCTACtgctttttgctgaaaagtcCCCTGTTAGTTagttttgacttgttttaagggtaccaagatatttacactagaaattagaacaaaaatacttggcaagattttgtgtttttgcagtgaaaactCTTGtcctttccagcagccattgtacagcgcatacagcggcAGAACCAACCGACTGAACTGGAGctctgctttggttgctaggtaacaggtggagttccactggggttgctggGTAACAGTCTGGGATTTTctgcggttgctaggtaacagtggAACTGTGGGACTTGTGACATCACAGTCTGAAGCTTTTTGAAAccagaaaacatgaacttaCTGCCACAAAGTGACAGAGTAGTTTTTCTAAGTGCTGTTTGAACTTTGAGTCGAGGCTGTTTGTAGAAacagcagaaacccaaatggaagaataaaaatgtgcaaaaggagAGTTTTGCATTCTAGTTCCctttaaaactcaaactgtgtgtttttgcagagcagcagccaatcagaccaAGTGGATTTATCACCTAAGCGTCGCCTCACCTCCCTCTGGCGTGTTGAAGCGCACCGGTGAGGAGCGAGGGCTCTCCCCTTTGCTGTTGAAGGCGGTGAGCTCCAGTTCGTACTGGGAGAACAGACGCAGACCAGTAACGTCAGCGGTCGTCTTGGCGCCATCGACCACCTCCACCCAGTTGTTCCTGTTCGCCAGTTTGTGTGGCTCCAGTCGGTGTTTCTCCGCCGTGCGGTGGTGTTTTCCCAGAGACCTCCTGTCCCGTCCGCTGGAGGATCCCAGCCTCCTGAAGTacagctgaagaagaagaagaagaaagatgaTGACAGCCTTACTGGAGTCCCCACCTGGATTTCACAATCTAAACCAACTGGGTTTATTGGTTCAAATGTCCTGGGGAACCAGTGAGGAAGGGTCCACCAGTTACCTCCCaccctgcagaaacacagaaactcgCCAAATGTTTTCCTCTCGTTTccactgcagagaaacaaatcaGCTTCATTGATCAGTTCAGCTTTTAGTTTTGGAAGATTACATTTCTGGGaaccaggattttttttccaccaacgCACTCGTTGGGTTTCCATCGAGCAGAGTGACGCCAGCGCGCCGAAGGCGgccattttgtttgacaaacGCGTTTCATGGCTTCCATTTAACTTTGAAGTCAGAGCAATTCTGTGACAAGGAACTAGAGCCAGGCTAagacttcatttttaattacaaaaatgcTTTCTTGTaacattacaagaaaaaaatcataatattcccagaataaagtcataattttatgagaactgcaacataaaaatgtgtaatatcaaaaataaaaaatctaatgagTTTGTTGagcattttaagaaattatacTTTGGTGTCAGTGGTACAGATAATACTTAATCTTTTAATCCACCAGCATCAAATTAGTCAGGACGAAGGCATTAATGACTTTAAATACGTAAGTTAgtaataaattagttttgtcgtATTTCATGttctgagatatttgcactttttagaggtttctgtttctgcatgGAAGCAGCTCTCCGTCTGGAGGGAAACGTTCTCCAGGATGTTCCAGGATATTCCAGGACGTTGTAAGGAGGTGTACCCTGTAGCCCAGCAGGTGGCCGCGGACGTTCTGCGCTTCGTTCCACGTCACTCTGACGGTGCTGTTCATCACGCTGAGGGCCACGCCGGTGGGCGGCTCCTCCGGCTCTGCAAGGAGAAGAAGATGGACAaggaggcttttattttgacagtctGAAGTGGAGGACACTGATAATCCTGAGAGGGGTgccaaagaaaacatattgtaataaataaatgatgtaaTCTTGCACTGATTGAACATTGATTCTTTCCTCGACgcttttaacagtttaatatcAGCATAAACAACCAGCACTGAGTGTGAGGAGGAACAGTGACAGTATTTATACTgctttaaatttgacttttttctgtctaaaaccacacattttactgtatttcttcAGGAATTTAATGACATACAGTATCCACACTTTCTAATAATTCTACATAAATACCTTATTATGACAATGTggaaacttttttgttttataaactaaagaTCACATTTACAAAAGTTTCCAACAGCCTTTGCTTCATACtttcagtttgtggttgtaataaaaaaaaggctgtaaATAACCACGACTGTTTTTCccacgggctgcacagtggcgcagttggtagagctgctgccttgcagcaagaaggttctgggttcgattcccggctccggtctttctgcatggagtctccatgttctccctgtgcatggtgggttttctccaggtactccggtttcctcccacagtccaaaaacatgactgtcaggttaattggcctcttcaaattgcccctaggtgtgagtgtgtgtgtgcagggttgtgtgtctctgtgtccctgcgacagactggcgacctgtccaggtgacctgtccaggtgaccccacctctcgccctgaacgttagctggagaggcaccagcacctcctgaacccactgagggacaagagtgtaagaaaatggatggatggatggatgtgttttCCACCTGCTGTGCCTCCCTGCCACCACTAGGGGGCAGAAGCAAACTGATCGCCTACAGCCGGCACCTGTTTGTTATTAACTGatactgtataaataaactgaaactgagtTATGGTTAAAAAGAcatcagaatatttatttttctacaaaatttgaagaataatctcaaactgaggtcaaaaatgtgaattttaaaggTGCATCATAACCGTCAGTCTGGAGTTTGAAAGCTGAACTTCCTGACTGATGAATAAATAATCAGGAGACGTACTGTCCTCGCCGGAGTGTCCAGTCTTTGCCTCGGCAGCCGGGCCTGACTCGATGGCGTTGACAGCCTGGACTTTGATCTCAAACGGCGTGAAGGTTCCCGTGTCGTTCACCGCGAACGGCGGAGACTTGGCGTCGGCCCAGTTCCACTCCGCGTTTCTGCCGTCGGCCTCCCGCCAGTGCACCCGGTACCGGAAGTCCTGGCCGTTGTGGAGGCGTTTATCCATCTCCTGCGGAGGGAAGCCGACGGATTCGGTTAAAGTCTGGAAGCGTTTCCTGTGTGGAAGCGAAGCGCTGAGCCACTCACGTCCCAGGTGATGAGCAGGACGCCCGGCTCGGTGGAGTTGCTGCGAACATTCGTGGGGTTCGAACGCGGCGCTGCGGGAAAACATGAGGGCTTTCACTTCAACTCGTTTCCCGAAGACCCGGCTGCAGTACTGACCCAGAAACACTTCAACACgttttttactcaagtaaaaatgaCAGATCTCCAGAAAATGAGTCCAGACAGTGTTTGGTGAAAAGTCAAAtcaagtaactgatcaaataattttctatctaaaaattgcatcatcatatggaccaaaacataaagttaagtggaaattttggtgttttaatgaCCAAATTActataattcatataagtaacaaaaaataacaaatcaatttatttcattaagaaactttttggtcaaaacatgtttgattttccatccagtgggaagaaaatccataAATTTCACCGCAGGAGGAGTAAAGATGCCTCATAGTGAAGTTACTAAAGTAGAAGTGAACAGTACAGCGTAGCAGAAATACTCCTCAAAGTACTCAGCCCAGGTGTCACCTGCAGCCGGAGTGCTGTGCGGCCTGGTGGGCTCGCTGGCTTTGCTCCGGCCCAGTTGGTTGACGGCGGCGACCCTGAAGCGGTACCAGCAGAAAGGCTGCAGGCTGAGCTGCAAGAGCCTGAAGTCTCCAGGAGCCGTCGTCCAGTGCCTCCACGCCGCGGCGCCGCCGTCCGACTGCGGCTTCTCCTCGGCTTCAACGATGAACTCTGGGGGCAGAAACTCGGGCCGTAAGCGACGACGCTGAACGCTCGGTTAATCTGGAAATATGAGCCCGTTAGTCTTACATGACAGATTAACCTAGATACCATTCTGACAAACAACGGTGGAAGATGGAagttttcctccatgttttaaGCTTTCTTGTGTTGCGTCACTAGCCAGTGTGTGAACATCTACAAGACCAAAATTTCACACCTGTTGCACCACATTCTGTGACCACAGGAGGcgctgttgcattttaacacgACGCTACGCCAAAAACGtaggaaggaaaataaagaaaaaaaccgaACTCTGTTTGAGTTTCCGGTTTGATAATCCGGTGAAGTGAAGCTCAGGTGACTTTTTCCAGAAATCCAAACCCAACAGATGCGTCTGAGCTTTTCCTGCCTCTCTACCTGTTATGGGTCTGTTGTGCGAAGATCCTGGGATCCAGCTGAGGGTGGCGCTGTAGTCCTTCATGGGGGCCAGCGATACAGAGCTGGGGGGGTCCGGTGGAGCTGCGGGCCCAAAAGTGGTTCCAGTTAGAAGTTCACATCTTCACCATGAATCTTAGCTTGGAGCTTTCAgcgatttattttaattttaaaagcaaactttgGGTGAGTTCACTGCTGGGTTCACAACCAGGAACCTTGACCACATTCTGGATGTTCAACCAGTTTTACTTCTCATCAGGAATGATCGACGTCGTTTTAATAAGCTAAAATAAACCGACTTCCTTACCTAACACCGTGACCCGGTGGGCCACCGACACCTGGCCCACCGGGTCCGTTCGGACCTCACAGGAAAACCTGCCTGTGTCGTTTTGCTGGACCTTTTTCACTTGTAACGTGTGATTCCTGAGGAGATTGTACCTGGACCTAcagaaaaaacaatgcaaatatcAAACAGATGGAcgataaatcaataacaatataaatCTCTACAGACGTTATCAGTATCAATAGATACGTCTGACAGACTATTAAACATATAGACATGCTGCAACATGATGTCACACACAAAAGATCCCGCCCCGAGCTTCCTGAGGACAAACAGCTGCTGGCTAACAGCGACTAGCATCGGTTTTAGCTGTAAATTATCAACTTAAAgagataaatattaaatgtatccgtgatatataaaagaaaaagcagcgcTTAGCAGCTAATCCTCAACACTACAACTGGATAACAagttcaggaagaaaaaaaaacagcgagGGGAagggaagtagttcagttatgctagcttgactatggaAACCGYAACATGKAGATGGGATGTGGAATCCGTTACCAAAGGCAACATAACTAAATTAACTAGTCAACCACctctgtgttagcttagctaatagcatccatccatccatccatccNNNNNNNNNNNNNNNNNNNNNNNNNNNNNNNNNNNNNNNNNNNNNNNNNNNNNNNNNNNNNNNNNNNNNNNNNNNNNNNNNNNNNNNNNNNNNNNNNNNNNNNNNatccatccatccatccatccatccatccatccatccatccatccatccatccatccatccatccatccatccatccatccatccatccatccatcttctcacacccttgtccctcagtggggtcgggagggattagctaatagcagtgGTAGCTAATCTACTCTTATTTATActcacaaacattaaaaacacacagctgtaaccgactgaatgttctgctctttgtgtgggaaatgtttgagtgttttttggtgttgaatcctgatgcACTAGTGGaccgttgctatggcaacaagaCCGAGTAGCGTAGCCGAGAcagagtgagaaagagaagaaTCCGAGTGGTTCTGAGTTATTCTTtaatggtttttctgtgttgttttttccctttgcCGTGGAGCACTGGACTAAATCAATAACACCTAAAGAACAGTCTTCAGTTTGAACGTAGCATGCGCCAAATTTCTGGgtgtaaaaataacatctaaTATTCACCGAAGCCCAATGCAGAACTGCGCAGCGTTTTGGGAAaggtaggcagaggaaagacttcagccgctcaacctctcacagccaGCTGAACCAGTCGAGTGGCTTCAACTAACCCACtgactctttggttgcctagcaacaacctggcGCGTAACTTCCACAACAGCAGCTTAAGTTTTTATAACTGCTTAGAACTAAAGAACRGCTTGGAGAGAAAACAGGATGTATCACTCTGCCAGGTTTTCAGTCCgtatcaataattattaatactGACCGATACGAAACGCTTATATTGTGATGCGTTTTTCATTCAWATTGCTCAGCCTTACAAACAACCAGAGCCTGATAAACATGRCTGGATGAAAACTCTGAAATAAYCCAGATTCTGGAYGGCCTTCCCCTCAGCAGAAYCMGTTTGCTGCMTGTTTTCATGCATGTTGTTCGGGTTTGTGGGCGTTTACTTGTTAGGCATTGGGAAGTTCAGGTCCCGTTCGTCCTTTTTCCACTGGACGTTGGCCCGCAGCCGAGGATCTTTGTAGAAGTGACAGTGCAGGTAAGCAGTTTGTCCCCGGTCAACGTCAACGTCCTGCGGACCTATAAGAATCACAGTTCGATCTGGAAGAGAGAGGAACCAGAGGCCGAAAAGTTTTATTTGGGAAATTTATCAAATCACCTTTAATCACAAGAGAGATAGTTTTATATTCATAAGAGcataaaagtgaataaatatgacataaacagcaataaaaaggagaagaaagctGAAAACTCYCTCACTGAAGACTTCCAGGTTAGCGGTGATGGAGATGTTGGTGTTGTCAACAGAGCAGATGTAGGCGCCGCTGTCCTCATGGGTGACGTTGACCAGTTGAACCGTCCCATTGGTGAATAAGGAAACGCGATTATCCAACAGCAGAGAAACGGCGTCCTCACGCAgcctaaacacagaaaatcagGCTGTTCGTTATGATAAAAGACGCTGCTGTAGCATNNNNNNNNNNNNNNNNNNNNNNNNNNNNNNNNNNNNNNNNNNNNNNNNNNNNNNNNNNNNNNNNNNNNNNNNNNNNNNNNNNNNNNNNNNNNNNNNNNNNNNNNNNNNNNNNNNNNNNNNNNNNNNNNNNNNNNNNNNNNNNNNNNNNNNNNNNNNNNNNNNNNNNNNNNNNNNNNNNNNNNNNNNNNNNNNNNNNNNNNNNNNNNNNNNNNNNNNNNNNNNNNNNNNNNNNNNNNNNNNNNNNNNNNNNNNNNNNNNNNNNNNNNNNNNNNNNNNNNNNNNNNNNNNNNNNNNNNNNNNNNNNNNNNNNNNNNNNNNNNNNNNNNNNNNNNNNNNNNNNNNNNNNNNNNNNNNNNNNNNNNNNNNNNNNNNNNNNNNNNNNNNNNNNNNNNNNNNNNNNNNNNNNNNNNNNNNNNNNNNNNNNNNNNNNNNNNNNNNNNNNNNNNNNNNNNNNNNNNNNNNNNNNNNNNNNNNNNNNNNNNNNNNNNNNNNNNNNNNNNNNNNNNNNNNNNNNNNNNNNNNNNNNNNNNNNNNNNNNNNNNNNNNNNNNNNNNNNNNNNNNNNNNNNNNNNNNNNNNNNNNNNNNNNNNNNNNNNNNNNNNNNNNNNNNNNNNNNNNNNNNNNNNNNNNNNNNNNNNNNNNNNNNNNNNNNNNNNNNNNNNNNNNNNNNNNNNNNNNNNNNNNNNNNNNNNNNNNNNNNNNNNNNNNNNNNNNNNNNNNNNNNNNNNNNNNNNNNNNNNNNNNNNNNNNNNNNNNNNNNNNNNNNNNNNNNNNNNNNNNNNNNNNNNNNNNNNNNNNNNNNNNNNNNNNTAGCATTAGCCTGACTAAAGTTATAACTAACTGTAGCGCCGTAGCGTTAGCCTGACTAAAGTTAACTGtggcgctttagcattagcataacaAATGTGaatgatatttttatgttttcatgatgtttgaaaacataaagcactttgaaaagcCTCGTTGCTGAWATGTGcggtacaaataaacttgattgatatGATTAaagctttagcattagcgcaGCTAGCTTTAAAGTTAGCTGTTTCCACCACAGCTGAAACcatttgtttagagttgcctttgattaatagCTATAAAATAGATGAATTCTTGTCCATTACAACTTTTCTCccactttaatgtttttctttttcattatttctgtttttttttatcactttgaaCTTCCTTCCTGCTAAagtgtgctgcacaaataactTTGACTTGACTTAAGTAGTATATATTTATACTATGTCTGGCAGTCATGAACTAAAACCCACAAATATGAATCCCAGAAACTAATCtgacaacatttatttaagtatttttctctGGGTTTGTTCTGCATTTGGTGCTAAAAGTCATcaaatttgttgcattttatttgcttattatCAGTGTGTGGAATCACTTTGGTCTACAGATCTTTAAATTCTCACCTTAATCTGAGTTATTCTGCTCTAGATTAAATTCTCTGTGCTTCTCACCATGTAATCTGAGGCCGGGGAGCAGCAAACGCCTCACAGTCCATGTTGACTTGTCCACCTTCAAACACTTTGTACACAATCCCATCAGAAGACAGGATCTGAGGCGGCAGCTCTGCGGGACAGAACCAGACTCAGCCACGCGCTCTGGAGCATGACAGTGATTTCATACGCAGCAGAGCGCGACGCGTCCCCACCGACGACAAACAGGTTGATGTTCTGCAGGATGGAGCCGTGAACGTTGGTGGCTTCACACTGATAGATGGCCGTGTCAGAAAGGACCACGTCCCTCAGGATCAGCGCGCTGCCGGCCACGCTGCGGCGGGGATCCTCGTCCACCGCTGCCCAGCAGAAAGAAAGATGGCGGAGGAGGAGAGAAGCAGAAACGATGAGGAGGGAACTGGTCCTGCTGCATCAGCTCTTTACTTCTAATCACAGTCGCATAAACggtcccagaagttatcgcgataaatgataatgttgttttgagaccattttaagGCAACATGAAGATaaatgcataataataataatacaagaacacattctcaaagatcaatcaactttaaattctaacaaacaTTAACGCTGGagctgaaagacattttaaataaatacataaaaaaacagaaacaacaaataaaacgaACTATGAAGactgaaaacaacattattcTTCAAGTTGAGGCCAAAACTCCAGTCTGGAGACTTTTACCATCCAGTTTTtagcagaaacaataaatcatgcaactGGAAAGtattaagatgtttttaatttttcatgtgaTTAACTGAATTATTGTTTATCGGGACACGTTTCTTTCTATCTTCTTTATTTCCTATTTTTCCCCGTTTGCTGTTTAGTGACTGAATTATTGCCACCAGGAGCCATTTGTTGCCTAATTCCCCGTTTTGAACAATCGTTTCTCCGCCCTCCATTCCTGGTCTGGGTCACCGTGGCAGAGAAACCTTTCATGCATGTCAGGTTGTTTTTATCTCGTGTGctagctgtttgtt
This region includes:
- the LOC103468055 gene encoding neural cell adhesion molecule L1.1-like isoform X3, encoding MCALQRLWMGCRGRCPPVLSVLLLPLYFLFAQGAITIPSHSQTPPNLTVVPKSVTAFTRDDVVLTCSASGSPTPLIRWLKDGVQFGPEKSGSGKINASEDEEAMELESYAGVYQCFASNDLGTAMTQAVEVIVEPYPFVAKENRLDKTAYESESLILSCNPPKRLTPPQIYWMGTKMRHIHQNDRVMIGLDGNLYFANLINSDSRSDYYCYAQYTAARTIIPVTVASLTVLPSNEVVRGRKPDLLQPHGSHTAVQALRGQSVTLECIPKGLPTPWVEWQKTDGDLKTTSASLDSFDRWLYFDSITEDDDGEYRCRAHNVHGNATHSFTVTVKAAPYWVKEFSDLTPDPMYAPGETVRLDCLAKGNPAPAITWRINGEPLTAVDEDPRRSVAGSALILRDVVLSDTAIYQCEATNVHGSILQNINLFVVELPPQILSSDGIVYKVFEGGQVNMDCEAFAAPRPQITWLREDAVSLLLDNRVSLFTNGTVQLVNVTHEDSGAYICSVDNTNISITANLEVFNRTVILIGPQDVDVDRGQTAYLHCHFYKDPRLRANVQWKKDERDLNFPMPNKSRYNLLRNHTLQVKKVQQNDTGRFSCEVRTDPVGQVSVAHRVTVLAPPDPPSSVSLAPMKDYSATLSWIPGSSHNRPITEFIVEAEEKPQSDGGAAAWRHWTTAPGDFRLLQLSLQPFCWYRFRVAAVNQLGRSKASEPTRPHSTPAAAPRSNPTNVRSNSTEPGVLLITWDEMDKRLHNGQDFRYRVHWREADGRNAEWNWADAKSPPFAVNDTGTFTPFEIKVQAVNAIESGPAAEAKTGHSGEDKPEEPPTGVALSVMNSTVRVTWNEAQNVRGHLLGYRLYFRRLGSSSGRDRRSLGKHHRTAEKHRLEPHKLANRNNWVEVVDGAKTTADVTGLRLFSQYELELTAFNSKGESPRSSPVRFNTPEGAPGPPASLTFESPTETSLILHWSPPHEVNGELQGYEVQYQQEGGSQTEIQISRINVLNKNQAELTNLDPSSYYLFMVIACTAAGCGPPITRRGATLLEGAPPTNITVVSSVTSFNLSWVPEDRHRNHGFHIHFLRKSAGGQWEESELINSTQGFYSLTGLQPGTEYSLRILHDNNTHWQEMLRTVGPVPSEMPGRFATQGWLIGLISAIVLLILILLILCLIKRSRGGKYAVKDKEKKDIDFDLQNKDETFGEYRSLESDGDEKRSDSQRSLCDDSKLGSEDSLAEYGDSVDIQFNEDGSFIGQYSGRSAAAAAPHGSSGPASPLNPAPPPPFAPSMSGILNRPS